In the Bacteroidales bacterium genome, one interval contains:
- the gldE gene encoding gliding motility-associated protein GldE translates to MEDPDAASLLTEMLLFNEVVFRPVPVILGMVVMLILLLISALISGSEIAFFSLNHTQRKQLRADHNSTHDLVNQLLERPKRLLATILITNNFVNVAIIVLSTYVLANLVDLTHTPVLAFVVQVVVVTSLLLILGEIMPKIYASTKPLKFAVFMARPMRTLITIVYPLSSLLVKSSSLIDRRLQRNPVQISMSELSEAIELTSDSNTDEEDRKILKGIVKFGDIDAKEIMKPRLDVTAVEINTSYAELMELILDAGYSRIPAYTENFDKIAGILYVKDLLPHLNEPADFNWSALLRPAFFVPENKKINDLLQEFQQKKIHMAIMVDEYGGTSGIVTLEDVLEEIVGEISDEFDSEEDEIAYTKIDDNNYLFEGKILLNDFCKILNIEDRLFEDVKGDSETLAGLILEIEGRIPPVNASTKFLNYEFIIKKVSSRRIEEILTKIS, encoded by the coding sequence TTGGAAGATCCTGACGCGGCCTCACTTCTTACGGAAATGCTCCTGTTCAATGAGGTTGTTTTTAGACCAGTTCCGGTGATTTTGGGTATGGTGGTGATGCTCATTCTGCTGTTGATTTCAGCTTTGATCTCCGGATCGGAAATCGCATTTTTTTCGCTTAACCATACCCAGCGCAAACAACTACGTGCGGATCACAACAGCACCCACGATTTGGTAAACCAACTACTTGAACGTCCTAAACGCCTGTTGGCCACCATTCTCATCACCAATAATTTTGTAAACGTTGCCATCATTGTTTTGTCCACTTATGTGTTGGCCAATCTGGTGGATTTAACGCATACTCCGGTGCTGGCTTTTGTGGTGCAGGTGGTGGTGGTAACGTCGCTGCTGCTGATACTCGGTGAGATTATGCCTAAAATTTATGCTTCAACCAAACCATTGAAATTTGCTGTATTTATGGCGCGACCCATGCGAACCCTCATCACCATTGTTTATCCGCTTAGCAGTCTGCTGGTAAAGAGCTCCTCACTCATCGACCGGCGCCTACAGCGTAACCCCGTGCAGATTTCGATGAGTGAACTCTCCGAAGCCATCGAGCTTACCTCCGACAGCAATACCGACGAAGAAGATCGGAAAATTCTGAAAGGCATCGTCAAATTTGGCGATATCGACGCTAAGGAAATCATGAAGCCACGGCTCGACGTTACGGCTGTCGAGATCAATACTTCTTATGCCGAGCTGATGGAGCTTATTTTGGATGCCGGCTACTCGCGCATCCCGGCCTACACCGAAAATTTCGACAAAATTGCAGGTATTCTTTATGTAAAAGATCTGTTACCGCACCTCAATGAACCCGCTGATTTCAACTGGAGCGCGCTGCTGCGGCCGGCTTTCTTTGTTCCCGAAAACAAAAAAATCAACGATCTCTTGCAAGAATTTCAACAAAAGAAAATCCACATGGCCATCATGGTGGACGAATATGGCGGCACCTCTGGAATTGTGACTCTCGAAGATGTTCTTGAGGAAATTGTGGGTGAGATATCCGATGAGTTTGACAGCGAAGAAGACGAGATTGCTTACACCAAAATCGACGACAACAATTATTTGTTTGAAGGGAAAATCCTGTTGAATGATTTCTGCAAAATCCTCAATATTGAAGACCGACTTTTTGAGGATGTCAAAGGCGACAGCGAGACGTTGGCAGGATTGATACTGGAGATAGAAGGTCGCATTCCGCCGGTAAATGCAAGCACTAAATTTTTGAATTATGAGTTTATCATCAAGAAAGTGAGCAGTCGCCGCATCGAAGAAATTCTCACCAAAATATCATAA
- the ssb gene encoding single-stranded DNA-binding protein: MAGINKVILIGNLGKDPDVMTFENGVKRANVSVATTESYKDKDGNWVEQTEWHNVVLWRWLAEKNLVKGDMVYIEGKLKTRNWDDKDGLKHYITEIQADKINRLGPRREQGVYQAPPPATAENFEEPMPEEGPTDDLPF; this comes from the coding sequence ATGGCAGGCATAAATAAAGTTATCCTCATTGGAAATCTGGGCAAAGACCCCGATGTAATGACCTTTGAAAATGGTGTGAAACGCGCCAATGTATCGGTAGCCACTACCGAGAGTTACAAAGACAAAGATGGCAATTGGGTGGAGCAAACCGAATGGCACAACGTGGTGCTGTGGCGGTGGCTGGCCGAGAAAAATTTGGTTAAAGGCGACATGGTGTATATCGAAGGCAAGTTGAAAACGCGCAACTGGGACGATAAGGATGGTCTGAAACATTACATCACCGAAATACAGGCTGACAAGATAAACCGGCTAGGGCCGCGCCGCGAGCAGGGAGTTTACCAGGCCCCGCCTCCGGCAACAGCCGAAAATTTCGAGGAGCCGATGCCCGAAGAAGGACCTACCGACGACCTTCCATTCTGA